Proteins found in one Micropterus dolomieu isolate WLL.071019.BEF.003 ecotype Adirondacks linkage group LG10, ASM2129224v1, whole genome shotgun sequence genomic segment:
- the LOC123977319 gene encoding pleckstrin homology domain-containing family G member 3-like isoform X1 — translation MGYQRSMWRSLAGGGGGGGGGVAVVRCSCSEEEVNISFRSVGEERRLRRAFVRRWFDSSRLSTASISSNERAPSATPSDSSSSDRRPVSLISTLSSGSGDDNLAPPPSTQTSDIHLDLSPGGGSAEGQGAWPGPDEAGRSVNRTNNNNKPSTPSRFSSRRQQVSPFIAKTMAPNPQLTYLDRVVMEIIETERMYVRDLRMIVEDYLAHIIDQCDLSIRPEQVCALFGNIEDIYEFNSELLQALDLCDNDPVAIARCFVMKSEYFEIYTQYCTNYPNSVAALTECMRNKTLATFFRERQASLKRSLPLGSYLLKPVQRILKYHLLLQEIAKHFDPMEEGYEVVEEAIYTMTGVAWYINDMKRKHEHAVRLQEIQSLLLNWKGPDLTTYGELVLEGTFKVHRAKNERTLFLFDRMLLITKRRGEHFVYKTYITCATLMLIESAKDSLSFSVTHYKHPKQPHTVQAKTVEEKKLWAHHIKRIILENHHAIIPQKAKEAILEMNSIYPPRYRYSPERLKKALSQSDEIPRDGCQGRQQSEPTKQVLKNTKAVIKEAEGDDVSSNGCNKENGRLPEEDEPGGLQPTCEQPPTDELPQEKTSESEPIENPEPEPKPSDPDSLSATSQRIPVSPQSSEDLKLERDSEPTEQPCSSTPDSDSKTLSSGESSEDEEGAAEKEGETSSILPSSVLDKASAIAQHFSNSIRRGSLVQDDARSLGCASPRLPSRTGSSLSLSAEPSNHPLRQNSVCSDSAETFGGTDLTLLSPRDDSLFDADRGIRWRRDSTLSRQDQLLIGKIKSYYENAENRDATFSLQRRESLTYIPTGLVRSSVSRFNSIPKDDSVQKNPSTLGSSSSFDPSSAESALSTDTWGHMVFSDSLDSLKSDQRSTDPEDSAEIQRSRSQSMQDNFSEDEEFRPSSEMIKIWQSMEQEINRSQSEDRRRERSREAPRNSRATDAAETPHKSCDRESGASDLSTITEESTSPSPLKHKASDVTRTGSLKDALKVFREEPVVFRAPVPRIAQLKAEAEGEKPGEDSNQLEDADKTKSKVLNLARQYSQRIKTTKPVVRQRSQGLLMGKFLPSVVEEKESAGKSNLTLPLVPHNQATSLPVSPVDQIPSPTPGLTCSSVGSSGVVSPPQARSRSLVNSLRSSSIEGFSWPDVRELRSKYSDHGLSQKSSVGRSRSVQEQMFDGGLRRHSSCSSGLLADGAPGSSSFKLSSSRESSREERRKRLHRANSLDPRLSGAQMTELQNLQDQVANGNYDGYYVAAEAPLTNDPEHKIIVFEKLSESAETTKESKEGDDEKYVQIRSPTSREKISIMAVIDRCRVYQESDEYKQREDSKTESTRPPELDSTTASDQDDESQKTSSGQKTEAGQQSIVKNLREKFQSMS, via the exons ATGGGGTATCAGAGGAGCATGTGGCGCAGTCTGgccggaggaggaggaggaggaggaggaggtgttgcTGTGGTGAGGTGCTCATGttcagaggaggaggtgaacaTCTCCTTCAGGAGCGTTGGGGAGGAGCGGCGGCTCAGACGAGCGTTCGTCCGCCGCTGGTTCG ACTCCTCCCGCCTGTCCACCGCCTCCATCAGCAGTAATGAGCGCGCTCCGTCGGCCACGCCCTCCGACTCCTCCTCTTCCGACCGCCGCCCGGTGAGCCTGATCTCCACGCTGTCCTCGGGCTCCGGGGACGACAACCTCGCCCCCCCGCCGTCCACCCAGACCTCCGACATCCACCTGGACCTGAGCCCTGGGGGGGGCTCTGCAGAGGGCCAGGGGGCGTGGCCAGGACCCGACGAGGCGGGGCGGAGCGTCAATcgcacaaacaacaacaacaaaccgTCCACGCCGAGCCGGTTCTCCAGCCGCCGCCAGCAGGTGTCGCCGTTCATAGCCAAAACCATGGCGCCGAACCCCCAGCTGACCTACCTGGACCGGGTCGTCATGGAGATCATCGAGACGGAGCGGATGTACGTCAGAGACCTGCGCATGATCGTAGAG GACTACCTGGCCCACATCATCGATCAGTGTGACCTGTCCATCCGTCCCGAGCAGGTCTGCGCTCTCTTTGGAAACATCGAGGACATCTACGAGTTCAACAG CGAGCTGCTTCAGGCTCTCGACCTGTGTGACAACGACCCCGTCGCCATCGCCCGGTGCTTCGTCATGAAG AGCGAGTACTTTGAGATCTACACGCAGTACTGCACCAACTACCCAAA TTCGGTGGCGGCGCTGACCGAGTGCATGAGGAATAAAACTCTGGCTACGTTTTTCCGGGAGCGGCAGGCGTCGTTGAAGCGGTCGCTGCCTCTGGGTTCATACCTGCTCAAACCCGTCCAGAGGATCCTCAAGTACCACTTGCTGCTCCAG GAGATAGCGAAGCACTTTGACCCGATGGAGGAGGGCTATGAGGTGGTAGAGGAGGCGATCTACACCATGACGGGCGTGGCCTGGTACATCAACGACATGAAGAGGAAACACGAGCACGCCGTCAGACTGCAG GAGATTCAGTCTTTGCTGCTGAACTGGAAAGGTCCAGACCTCACCACGTACGGAGAACTGGTTCTAGAGGGAACCTTCAAAGTCCATCGGGCCAAAAACGAGAGAACGCTCTTCCTGTTCGACCGCATGCTGTTGATCACCAAACGCCGCGGAGAACACTTCGTCTACAAGACGTACATCACT TGCGCCACCCTCATGCTGATTGAAAGCGCCAAAGACTCTCTGAGCTTCAGCGTGACTCATTACAAACATCCCAAACAGCCTCACACCGTCCAG GCGAAGACGGTGGAGGAGAAGAAGCTGTGGGCTCATCACATCAAACGCATCATTCTGGAAAACCACCACGCCATCATCCCACAGAAG gcTAAAGAGGCCATCTTGGAAATGAACTCCATAT ACCCTCCAAGGTACCGTTACAGCCCTGAGCGGCTGAAGAAAGCTCTGTCTCAGTCTGATGAGATTCCACGAGACGGTTGTCAGGGACGACAACAGTCGG AGCCGACCAAACAAGTACTGAAGAACACCAAAG CCGTCATAAAG GAGGCCGAGGGAGACGACGTCTCTTCTAATGGCTGTAACAAagaaaatggccgacttcctgaaGAAGACGAGCCGGGTGGACTTCAGCCGACGTGTGAGCAG CCCCCCACAGATGAGCTTCCACAGGAGAAGACGTCAGAGTCTGAACCAATAGAAAAccctgaaccagaaccaaaaccATCGGATCCGGACAGTTTGTCTGCTACATCTCAGAGGATCCCAGTATCCCCTCAAAGTTCAGAAGACCTGAAACTGGAAAGAGATTCAGAGCCCACAGAACAACCGTGCTCCTCCACACCTGATTCAGATTCAAAAACCCTGAGTAGTGGGGAATCGTCGGAGGACGAGGAGGGGGCAGCGGAGAAAGAAGGCGAAACCTCCAGCATCCTTCCCTCCTCTGTCCTGGACAAAGCCAGCGCCATCGCTCAGCATTTCAGCAACAGCATCAGGCGAGGCAGCCTGGTCCAGGACGACGCTCGCTCCCTTGGTTGTGCTTCACCACGGCTACCCAGCAGGACCGGCAGCAGCCTCAGCCTCAGCGCCGAACCATCCAATCACCCTTTACGGCAAAACAGTGTCTGTTCTGATTCTGCTGAGACCTTCGGGGGGACAGACTTGACCCTGCTGTCTCCTCGGGACGACAGCCTTTTCGATGCCGACCGCGGCATTCGTTGGAGGCGGGACTCCACCCTGTCTAGGCAGGACCAGCTGCTCATTGGCAAAATCAAGAGTTATTATGAGAATGCAGAGAACCGTGACGCCACCTTCAGCCTCCAGCGCAGAGAGAGCCTGACCTACATCCCGACTGGGCTGGTCAGGAGCTCCGTCAGCCGGTTCAACAGCATCCCGAAGGATGATTCTGTCCAGAAAAATCCCTCCACCTTGGGCTCATCCTCCAGTTTTGACCCCTCTTCGGCAGAGTCTGCTTTATCCACAGATACGTGGGGTCACATGGTCTTTAGTGACTCTTTGGACTCTCTGAAGTCTGATCAGAGAAGCACAGATCCAGAAGATTCAGCAGAAATCCAAAGGTCCAGATCTCAAAGCATGCAGGACAATTTTTCCGAGGACGAAGAGTTCAGACCTTCATCTGAAATGATCAAAATCTGGCAGTCGATGGAGCAAGAGATCAACAGATCCCAAAGCGAAGACCGACGCCGTGAACGGAGTCGAGAAGCTCCAAGAAACTCCAGAGCGACAGACGCGGCGGAGACCCCACACAAGAGCTGTGACCGAGAGAGTGGGGCGTCTGACCTCAGCACCATCACAGAGGAATCCACGAGCCCTTCGCCCCTCAAGCACAAAGCCTCCGATGTGACTCGGACAGGAAGTCTGAAGGACGCACTGAAGGTGTTCAGGGAAGAGCCCGTCGTCTTCAGGGCTCCGGTTCCTCGCATCGCCCAGCTGAAGGCGGAGGCAGAGGGGGAAAAGCCCGGTGAGGATTCAAACCAGCTGGAGGACGCAGACAAGACCAAAAGCAAAGTCCTCAATCTGGCCCGCCAATACAGCCAACGAATCAAAACAACCAAACCAGTGGTCCGACAGCGAAGTCAGGGCCTCCTGATGGGCAAGTTCTTACCCTCTGtggtggaggagaaggagagtgCAG GTAAATCCAACCTGACTCTGCCACTGGTTCCTCACAACCAGGCGACCTCTCTACCGGTGAGCCCTGTAGACCAGATCCCATCTCCGACCCCTGGCCTCACCTGCAGCTCGGTGGGCAGCTCGGGTGTGGTCTCCCCGCCCCAGGCTCGCTCCCGCAGCCTGGTAAATTCCCTTCGGTCCTCCTCCATCGAGGGCTTCAGCTGGCCCGACGTCCGAGAACTCCGCTCCAAATACTCCGACCACGGTCTCTCCCAGAAGAGTTCTGTCGGCCGGAGTCGCTCTGTCCAGGAGCAGATGTTTGACGGAGGTCTGAGGAGGCACTCCAGCTGCTCCTCTGGCCTCCTCGCTGACGGAGCTCCTGGCAGTTCTTCGTTCAAACTTTCCAGCAGCCGTGAGTCCAGCAGAGAAGAACGCAGAAAGCGGCTTCACAGAGCCAATTCTCTGGACCCTCGGCTGAGCGGAGCCCAAATGACTGAGCTGCAGAACCTCCAGGACCAGGTCGCCAATGGCAACTACGACGGTTACTACGTTGCAGCCGAAGCGCCGCTAACAAATGACCCCGAACACAAGATCATCGTCTTTGAGAAGCTTTCTGAGTCTGCAGAAACGACCAAAGAATCCAAAGAAGGCGACGACGAAAAGTACGTTCAGATCCGTTCACCCACCAGCAGGGAGAAGATCTCCATCATGGCCGTCATCGACCGCTGCCGGGTCTACCAGGAGTCTGACGAATACAAACAGAGGGAGGACTCCAAAACTGAGTCCACGAGGCCTCCAGAGCTCGACTCCACCACGGCGTCCGATCAGGACGACGAGTCCCAGAAAACGAGCTCCGGACAGAAGACTGAGGCCGGTCAGCAGAGCATCGTGAAAAATCTGAGAGAGAAGTTCCAGAGCATGAGCTGA
- the LOC123977319 gene encoding pleckstrin homology domain-containing family G member 3-like isoform X2: protein MPEVALGSPGDVPLVEDSSRLSTASISSNERAPSATPSDSSSSDRRPVSLISTLSSGSGDDNLAPPPSTQTSDIHLDLSPGGGSAEGQGAWPGPDEAGRSVNRTNNNNKPSTPSRFSSRRQQVSPFIAKTMAPNPQLTYLDRVVMEIIETERMYVRDLRMIVEDYLAHIIDQCDLSIRPEQVCALFGNIEDIYEFNSELLQALDLCDNDPVAIARCFVMKSEYFEIYTQYCTNYPNSVAALTECMRNKTLATFFRERQASLKRSLPLGSYLLKPVQRILKYHLLLQEIAKHFDPMEEGYEVVEEAIYTMTGVAWYINDMKRKHEHAVRLQEIQSLLLNWKGPDLTTYGELVLEGTFKVHRAKNERTLFLFDRMLLITKRRGEHFVYKTYITCATLMLIESAKDSLSFSVTHYKHPKQPHTVQAKTVEEKKLWAHHIKRIILENHHAIIPQKAKEAILEMNSIYPPRYRYSPERLKKALSQSDEIPRDGCQGRQQSEPTKQVLKNTKAVIKEAEGDDVSSNGCNKENGRLPEEDEPGGLQPTCEQPPTDELPQEKTSESEPIENPEPEPKPSDPDSLSATSQRIPVSPQSSEDLKLERDSEPTEQPCSSTPDSDSKTLSSGESSEDEEGAAEKEGETSSILPSSVLDKASAIAQHFSNSIRRGSLVQDDARSLGCASPRLPSRTGSSLSLSAEPSNHPLRQNSVCSDSAETFGGTDLTLLSPRDDSLFDADRGIRWRRDSTLSRQDQLLIGKIKSYYENAENRDATFSLQRRESLTYIPTGLVRSSVSRFNSIPKDDSVQKNPSTLGSSSSFDPSSAESALSTDTWGHMVFSDSLDSLKSDQRSTDPEDSAEIQRSRSQSMQDNFSEDEEFRPSSEMIKIWQSMEQEINRSQSEDRRRERSREAPRNSRATDAAETPHKSCDRESGASDLSTITEESTSPSPLKHKASDVTRTGSLKDALKVFREEPVVFRAPVPRIAQLKAEAEGEKPGEDSNQLEDADKTKSKVLNLARQYSQRIKTTKPVVRQRSQGLLMGKFLPSVVEEKESAGKSNLTLPLVPHNQATSLPVSPVDQIPSPTPGLTCSSVGSSGVVSPPQARSRSLVNSLRSSSIEGFSWPDVRELRSKYSDHGLSQKSSVGRSRSVQEQMFDGGLRRHSSCSSGLLADGAPGSSSFKLSSSRESSREERRKRLHRANSLDPRLSGAQMTELQNLQDQVANGNYDGYYVAAEAPLTNDPEHKIIVFEKLSESAETTKESKEGDDEKYVQIRSPTSREKISIMAVIDRCRVYQESDEYKQREDSKTESTRPPELDSTTASDQDDESQKTSSGQKTEAGQQSIVKNLREKFQSMS from the exons ACTCCTCCCGCCTGTCCACCGCCTCCATCAGCAGTAATGAGCGCGCTCCGTCGGCCACGCCCTCCGACTCCTCCTCTTCCGACCGCCGCCCGGTGAGCCTGATCTCCACGCTGTCCTCGGGCTCCGGGGACGACAACCTCGCCCCCCCGCCGTCCACCCAGACCTCCGACATCCACCTGGACCTGAGCCCTGGGGGGGGCTCTGCAGAGGGCCAGGGGGCGTGGCCAGGACCCGACGAGGCGGGGCGGAGCGTCAATcgcacaaacaacaacaacaaaccgTCCACGCCGAGCCGGTTCTCCAGCCGCCGCCAGCAGGTGTCGCCGTTCATAGCCAAAACCATGGCGCCGAACCCCCAGCTGACCTACCTGGACCGGGTCGTCATGGAGATCATCGAGACGGAGCGGATGTACGTCAGAGACCTGCGCATGATCGTAGAG GACTACCTGGCCCACATCATCGATCAGTGTGACCTGTCCATCCGTCCCGAGCAGGTCTGCGCTCTCTTTGGAAACATCGAGGACATCTACGAGTTCAACAG CGAGCTGCTTCAGGCTCTCGACCTGTGTGACAACGACCCCGTCGCCATCGCCCGGTGCTTCGTCATGAAG AGCGAGTACTTTGAGATCTACACGCAGTACTGCACCAACTACCCAAA TTCGGTGGCGGCGCTGACCGAGTGCATGAGGAATAAAACTCTGGCTACGTTTTTCCGGGAGCGGCAGGCGTCGTTGAAGCGGTCGCTGCCTCTGGGTTCATACCTGCTCAAACCCGTCCAGAGGATCCTCAAGTACCACTTGCTGCTCCAG GAGATAGCGAAGCACTTTGACCCGATGGAGGAGGGCTATGAGGTGGTAGAGGAGGCGATCTACACCATGACGGGCGTGGCCTGGTACATCAACGACATGAAGAGGAAACACGAGCACGCCGTCAGACTGCAG GAGATTCAGTCTTTGCTGCTGAACTGGAAAGGTCCAGACCTCACCACGTACGGAGAACTGGTTCTAGAGGGAACCTTCAAAGTCCATCGGGCCAAAAACGAGAGAACGCTCTTCCTGTTCGACCGCATGCTGTTGATCACCAAACGCCGCGGAGAACACTTCGTCTACAAGACGTACATCACT TGCGCCACCCTCATGCTGATTGAAAGCGCCAAAGACTCTCTGAGCTTCAGCGTGACTCATTACAAACATCCCAAACAGCCTCACACCGTCCAG GCGAAGACGGTGGAGGAGAAGAAGCTGTGGGCTCATCACATCAAACGCATCATTCTGGAAAACCACCACGCCATCATCCCACAGAAG gcTAAAGAGGCCATCTTGGAAATGAACTCCATAT ACCCTCCAAGGTACCGTTACAGCCCTGAGCGGCTGAAGAAAGCTCTGTCTCAGTCTGATGAGATTCCACGAGACGGTTGTCAGGGACGACAACAGTCGG AGCCGACCAAACAAGTACTGAAGAACACCAAAG CCGTCATAAAG GAGGCCGAGGGAGACGACGTCTCTTCTAATGGCTGTAACAAagaaaatggccgacttcctgaaGAAGACGAGCCGGGTGGACTTCAGCCGACGTGTGAGCAG CCCCCCACAGATGAGCTTCCACAGGAGAAGACGTCAGAGTCTGAACCAATAGAAAAccctgaaccagaaccaaaaccATCGGATCCGGACAGTTTGTCTGCTACATCTCAGAGGATCCCAGTATCCCCTCAAAGTTCAGAAGACCTGAAACTGGAAAGAGATTCAGAGCCCACAGAACAACCGTGCTCCTCCACACCTGATTCAGATTCAAAAACCCTGAGTAGTGGGGAATCGTCGGAGGACGAGGAGGGGGCAGCGGAGAAAGAAGGCGAAACCTCCAGCATCCTTCCCTCCTCTGTCCTGGACAAAGCCAGCGCCATCGCTCAGCATTTCAGCAACAGCATCAGGCGAGGCAGCCTGGTCCAGGACGACGCTCGCTCCCTTGGTTGTGCTTCACCACGGCTACCCAGCAGGACCGGCAGCAGCCTCAGCCTCAGCGCCGAACCATCCAATCACCCTTTACGGCAAAACAGTGTCTGTTCTGATTCTGCTGAGACCTTCGGGGGGACAGACTTGACCCTGCTGTCTCCTCGGGACGACAGCCTTTTCGATGCCGACCGCGGCATTCGTTGGAGGCGGGACTCCACCCTGTCTAGGCAGGACCAGCTGCTCATTGGCAAAATCAAGAGTTATTATGAGAATGCAGAGAACCGTGACGCCACCTTCAGCCTCCAGCGCAGAGAGAGCCTGACCTACATCCCGACTGGGCTGGTCAGGAGCTCCGTCAGCCGGTTCAACAGCATCCCGAAGGATGATTCTGTCCAGAAAAATCCCTCCACCTTGGGCTCATCCTCCAGTTTTGACCCCTCTTCGGCAGAGTCTGCTTTATCCACAGATACGTGGGGTCACATGGTCTTTAGTGACTCTTTGGACTCTCTGAAGTCTGATCAGAGAAGCACAGATCCAGAAGATTCAGCAGAAATCCAAAGGTCCAGATCTCAAAGCATGCAGGACAATTTTTCCGAGGACGAAGAGTTCAGACCTTCATCTGAAATGATCAAAATCTGGCAGTCGATGGAGCAAGAGATCAACAGATCCCAAAGCGAAGACCGACGCCGTGAACGGAGTCGAGAAGCTCCAAGAAACTCCAGAGCGACAGACGCGGCGGAGACCCCACACAAGAGCTGTGACCGAGAGAGTGGGGCGTCTGACCTCAGCACCATCACAGAGGAATCCACGAGCCCTTCGCCCCTCAAGCACAAAGCCTCCGATGTGACTCGGACAGGAAGTCTGAAGGACGCACTGAAGGTGTTCAGGGAAGAGCCCGTCGTCTTCAGGGCTCCGGTTCCTCGCATCGCCCAGCTGAAGGCGGAGGCAGAGGGGGAAAAGCCCGGTGAGGATTCAAACCAGCTGGAGGACGCAGACAAGACCAAAAGCAAAGTCCTCAATCTGGCCCGCCAATACAGCCAACGAATCAAAACAACCAAACCAGTGGTCCGACAGCGAAGTCAGGGCCTCCTGATGGGCAAGTTCTTACCCTCTGtggtggaggagaaggagagtgCAG GTAAATCCAACCTGACTCTGCCACTGGTTCCTCACAACCAGGCGACCTCTCTACCGGTGAGCCCTGTAGACCAGATCCCATCTCCGACCCCTGGCCTCACCTGCAGCTCGGTGGGCAGCTCGGGTGTGGTCTCCCCGCCCCAGGCTCGCTCCCGCAGCCTGGTAAATTCCCTTCGGTCCTCCTCCATCGAGGGCTTCAGCTGGCCCGACGTCCGAGAACTCCGCTCCAAATACTCCGACCACGGTCTCTCCCAGAAGAGTTCTGTCGGCCGGAGTCGCTCTGTCCAGGAGCAGATGTTTGACGGAGGTCTGAGGAGGCACTCCAGCTGCTCCTCTGGCCTCCTCGCTGACGGAGCTCCTGGCAGTTCTTCGTTCAAACTTTCCAGCAGCCGTGAGTCCAGCAGAGAAGAACGCAGAAAGCGGCTTCACAGAGCCAATTCTCTGGACCCTCGGCTGAGCGGAGCCCAAATGACTGAGCTGCAGAACCTCCAGGACCAGGTCGCCAATGGCAACTACGACGGTTACTACGTTGCAGCCGAAGCGCCGCTAACAAATGACCCCGAACACAAGATCATCGTCTTTGAGAAGCTTTCTGAGTCTGCAGAAACGACCAAAGAATCCAAAGAAGGCGACGACGAAAAGTACGTTCAGATCCGTTCACCCACCAGCAGGGAGAAGATCTCCATCATGGCCGTCATCGACCGCTGCCGGGTCTACCAGGAGTCTGACGAATACAAACAGAGGGAGGACTCCAAAACTGAGTCCACGAGGCCTCCAGAGCTCGACTCCACCACGGCGTCCGATCAGGACGACGAGTCCCAGAAAACGAGCTCCGGACAGAAGACTGAGGCCGGTCAGCAGAGCATCGTGAAAAATCTGAGAGAGAAGTTCCAGAGCATGAGCTGA